A portion of the Candidatus Rokuibacteriota bacterium genome contains these proteins:
- a CDS encoding response regulator, with amino-acid sequence MLLVEGAPQVREVVADVLRQCGAHVTAVDSAVAGLAILKRARPDALVSSLSMPDKDGYWLIQEVRKLPPDQGGDVPAAAFTGLTTAEDRLATLRAGFQYHVPKPVALSRLAGVVALLTLKKSQAGEHRATMALSPRG; translated from the coding sequence GTGCTCCTCGTCGAAGGCGCGCCTCAGGTCAGAGAAGTCGTGGCCGATGTCCTTAGGCAATGCGGCGCGCATGTGACGGCCGTCGATTCCGCCGTCGCGGGCCTGGCCATCCTCAAACGAGCAAGGCCGGACGCTCTCGTGAGCAGCCTTTCCATGCCCGACAAGGACGGCTATTGGCTCATTCAAGAGGTGCGGAAGCTGCCGCCCGACCAGGGAGGCGACGTCCCGGCGGCGGCGTTCACGGGACTGACCACGGCAGAGGACCGGCTGGCCACACTGCGAGCCGGCTTTCAATATCACGTCCCGAAGCCGGTGGCTCTGAGCCGGCTGGCCGGGGTCGTCGCGCTTCTGACTCTCAAGAAGTCACAGGCCGGTGAACATCGAGCGACGATGGCATTGTCGCCACGAGGCTGA
- a CDS encoding Fe-Mn family superoxide dismutase, translating into MVVSGLSPAAELTPASGSRLAAALTESFGSVEQWQAAFHAIGELRGVGWGILFEDPVTHWLTNHWVTLHHDGVPAGFRPLLVMDVWEHAFMRDYKATERAKYIEAFFRNIDWQMIERRLQEPSALRLAG; encoded by the coding sequence ATGGTGGTCTCGGGTCTCAGCCCGGCCGCCGAGCTGACACCGGCGAGCGGCTCCCGTCTGGCGGCCGCCCTCACCGAGTCCTTCGGCTCCGTCGAGCAGTGGCAGGCGGCCTTCCACGCGATCGGTGAGCTGCGTGGCGTCGGCTGGGGCATCCTTTTTGAGGATCCGGTTACGCACTGGCTGACGAATCACTGGGTCACTCTCCATCACGACGGCGTGCCAGCGGGCTTCAGGCCTCTGCTGGTGATGGATGTGTGGGAGCACGCCTTCATGCGGGATTACAAAGCGACGGAACGAGCCAAATACATCGAGGCCTTCTTCCGGAACATCGACTGGCAGATGATCGAACGGCGACTTCAGGAGCCGAGCGCTCTCCGGCTCGCCGGCTGA
- a CDS encoding NAD-dependent succinate-semialdehyde dehydrogenase codes for MSIQSVNPATGEVLQTFSATSPAELERIMTRAHAAFVEWRSVPFATRAERMRDAARLLRKDKTEHARTMTLEMGKPIVQAEAEVDKCAWGCDYYADHAEDFLAEQPRETDASRSYVRFDPLGPVLAVMPWNFPFWQVFRFAAPALMAGNAGILKHASNVSRCALAIEAIFRDAGFPQGLFSTVLLESAAVAPLIADPRVVAVTLTGSDRAGSAVAGQAGREIKKTVLELGGSDPFVVMEDADLAIAAKAAADARLVNSGQSCIAAKRFIVVEAVADRFSERFGDELRSRRMGDPLSRETQVGPQARIDLRDALHQQVEESIRLGAKCLLGGEIPPGRGAFYPPTLLAGVDRGMPAFDQETFGPVAAVIRAKDEGDAVRLANDSSFGLGASVWTQDRARAERMAAQIEAGAIFVNGVVKSDPRLPFGGIKRSGYGRELSEYGIREFVNIKSVWIA; via the coding sequence ATGAGCATTCAGTCCGTCAATCCCGCGACCGGGGAGGTGCTCCAGACTTTCAGCGCGACATCGCCGGCGGAGCTGGAGCGGATCATGACGCGGGCGCACGCTGCATTCGTCGAGTGGCGCAGCGTGCCGTTCGCGACGCGGGCCGAGCGGATGCGCGACGCGGCGCGGCTACTCCGCAAAGACAAGACCGAGCACGCCCGCACCATGACCCTCGAGATGGGCAAGCCGATCGTCCAGGCCGAGGCGGAGGTGGACAAGTGCGCGTGGGGCTGTGACTACTACGCGGATCACGCCGAGGACTTCCTCGCCGAGCAGCCGCGCGAGACCGACGCGTCGAGGAGCTACGTTCGCTTCGATCCGCTGGGGCCCGTGCTGGCGGTGATGCCATGGAACTTTCCCTTCTGGCAAGTATTCCGGTTCGCGGCGCCCGCCCTCATGGCCGGCAATGCCGGGATCCTGAAGCACGCGTCGAACGTGTCGCGATGCGCGCTGGCCATCGAGGCGATCTTCCGGGACGCGGGCTTCCCCCAGGGACTCTTTTCCACCGTGCTGCTCGAGTCGGCGGCGGTCGCTCCCCTCATCGCGGACCCGCGCGTTGTGGCCGTGACGCTCACCGGCAGCGACCGGGCCGGCAGCGCCGTGGCGGGGCAGGCCGGTCGCGAGATCAAGAAGACGGTGCTCGAGCTCGGCGGGAGCGACCCCTTCGTGGTCATGGAGGACGCCGATCTCGCCATTGCGGCGAAGGCGGCGGCGGACGCACGCCTCGTCAACAGCGGCCAGAGCTGCATCGCCGCCAAGCGCTTCATCGTCGTCGAGGCGGTGGCGGACCGGTTCTCGGAGCGATTCGGCGACGAGCTCCGGTCGCGCCGGATGGGGGATCCATTGTCGCGCGAGACCCAGGTCGGTCCGCAGGCGCGGATCGATCTCAGGGACGCCCTCCACCAGCAGGTGGAGGAGTCCATCAGACTCGGGGCCAAGTGTCTCCTGGGTGGCGAGATTCCACCTGGCAGGGGCGCCTTCTATCCGCCCACCCTGCTGGCAGGGGTGGACAGGGGCATGCCGGCCTTCGACCAGGAGACGTTCGGACCGGTGGCGGCCGTCATCCGCGCGAAGGACGAGGGCGATGCCGTGCGCCTGGCCAACGACTCGTCGTTCGGGCTGGGCGCATCCGTCTGGACGCAGGACCGCGCCCGCGCGGAACGGATGGCCGCGCAGATCGAGGCCGGCGCCATCTTCGTCAATGGTGTCGTCAAGTCCGACCCGCGGCTGCCCTTCGGGGGCATCAAGCGCTCCGGCTACGGCCGGGAGCTCTCGGAGTACGGCATTCGCGAGTTCGTCAACATCAAGTCCGTCTGGATCGCCTAG
- a CDS encoding acetolactate synthase large subunit: MKASDLIVRCLENEGVRYVFGLPGEEIMDILDSLLDSSITFIPTRHEQGAAFMADAYGRLTGRAGVCLSTLGPGATNLATGVADANLDRAPLVAITGQAGRDRVHKESHQYVDIVEHFRPLTKWNTRVETAAVIPEVIRKAFKLAESEKPGACHIEVPEDVADEAAEGTPLSTERTRRPSPDRPALQTAARLIEGASFPLIFAGNGVVRGKASRELRELARSHGIPVVHTFMAKGTMPYDDELCLLSAGLQARDYISCGFDKADLIIAVGYDPVEYAPKFWNPDRKKPIIHIDFTPAEVDSFYQSAVEIVADVREALELLNGLVKGQKDPTPYRTLRRVILEQLEEGAADDTFPLKPQRILRDLRAQMARDDILISDVGTHKLWIARTYPAYEPNTVLISNGFAAMGFALPAAVSAKLVLPERRVVAVSGDGGFLMNCQELETARRLGLAIVNVIFRDGGYNLIQWKQQTHYGRESGVTFGNPDFVELARAFGAKGYRVESARQLSPILAEALAQPGPSIIDVPVDYGENAKLTARLGRLVCPI; the protein is encoded by the coding sequence ATGAAGGCGTCCGATCTGATCGTCCGGTGTCTCGAGAACGAGGGTGTCCGCTATGTCTTCGGCCTGCCGGGAGAAGAGATCATGGACATCCTGGATTCTCTCTTGGACTCGTCCATCACCTTCATCCCGACGCGTCACGAGCAGGGGGCGGCCTTCATGGCCGACGCCTACGGCCGTCTGACGGGGCGCGCGGGCGTGTGCCTCTCCACGCTCGGACCCGGAGCGACAAACCTCGCCACCGGCGTCGCCGACGCCAATCTCGACCGCGCCCCCCTGGTCGCGATCACCGGGCAGGCGGGCCGCGATCGGGTCCACAAGGAGTCCCACCAGTACGTCGACATCGTCGAGCACTTCCGACCACTCACCAAGTGGAACACGCGCGTCGAGACCGCGGCCGTGATCCCGGAGGTGATCCGGAAGGCCTTCAAGCTCGCCGAGTCGGAGAAGCCAGGCGCCTGTCACATCGAGGTGCCCGAGGATGTCGCGGACGAGGCGGCGGAGGGCACCCCGCTGTCGACCGAGCGGACACGGCGACCGTCCCCGGACCGTCCGGCGCTCCAGACGGCGGCGCGGCTCATCGAGGGTGCGTCCTTCCCGCTGATCTTCGCCGGAAACGGCGTGGTCCGCGGCAAGGCGTCGAGGGAGCTCCGCGAGCTGGCACGGAGCCACGGCATCCCGGTCGTCCACACGTTCATGGCCAAGGGCACGATGCCCTACGACGACGAGCTCTGCCTGCTGTCGGCCGGCCTCCAGGCGCGGGACTACATCTCGTGCGGCTTCGACAAGGCCGATCTGATCATTGCCGTCGGCTACGACCCGGTCGAGTACGCCCCGAAGTTCTGGAATCCCGACCGGAAGAAGCCGATCATCCACATCGACTTCACCCCGGCGGAGGTGGACAGCTTCTACCAGTCGGCCGTCGAGATCGTGGCGGACGTGCGGGAAGCCCTCGAGCTCCTCAACGGCCTCGTGAAGGGACAGAAGGACCCGACCCCCTATCGCACGCTCCGGCGCGTCATTCTCGAGCAGCTCGAGGAGGGCGCGGCGGATGATACGTTCCCTCTCAAGCCCCAGCGCATCCTCCGGGATCTCCGGGCGCAGATGGCTCGCGACGACATCCTGATCTCCGATGTGGGCACGCACAAGCTCTGGATCGCCCGGACCTACCCGGCGTATGAGCCGAACACGGTGCTGATCTCCAACGGCTTTGCGGCCATGGGCTTCGCGCTCCCGGCCGCCGTGTCGGCCAAGCTCGTCCTTCCGGAGCGCCGGGTGGTGGCGGTGAGCGGCGACGGGGGGTTTCTCATGAACTGCCAGGAGCTCGAGACCGCGCGACGGCTCGGGCTCGCGATCGTCAACGTGATCTTTCGCGACGGCGGATACAACCTGATCCAGTGGAAGCAGCAGACGCACTACGGCAGGGAATCGGGCGTGACGTTCGGCAACCCGGACTTCGTCGAGCTGGCCCGGGCCTTCGGGGCGAAGGGCTACCGGGTGGAGTCGGCCCGCCAGCTG